The Diaminobutyricimonas aerilata nucleotide sequence AAGTCGTCCTAGACTTGCCCGCGGACCGATCCGGCCACATCCGATCTCATCGAGGAGTCCCGTGCCCAACGCCCCTGTCTCAGTCCAGCTCTACAGCGTGCGTGATGCCATCGCCGCCGACCTGCGGGCCGCCCTCGATCGCGTCGCCGCCATCGGCTTCGAGAACGTCGAGCTCTACGGGTTCGTCGACAAGGTCGACGAGTACGCCACCGCGCTCGAGGCCACCGGATTGCGCGCACTCTCGGCGCACGCGAGCCTCGTCGGTTCCGACGACGTGCAGCGCACCCTCGACGCCGCCGCGACGCTCGGTGTCACGACACTCATCGACCCCGCCGTTCGTGAGGAGAACTGGACCTCGCGCGAGGCGCTCACCGCGACCGCCGACTTCCTCAACGAGCTCGCGCCCGCTGCGGCCGAGCGCGGGATCACCCTCGGCTACCACAACCACTGGTGGGAGCTCGAGAGCCAGGTCGACGGCCGTCCCGCCCTCGAGGTGTTCGCCGAGCTGCTCGACCCGGCCGTCGTGCTCGAGGTCGACACCTACTGGGTCGAGGTCGGCGGCGTCGCCGCCCCCGCCCTGCTCGAGCGCCTCGGCGACCGGGTCAAGCTCATCCACGTGAAGGACGGCTCGGCCACGCGTGAGACCAAGGAGCAGCAGCCCGCCGGTCGCGGCATCGTGCCGGTGCCCGCGATCCTCGCCGCCGCCCCCGACGCCGTGCGCGTGATCGAGTTCGACGACTACGCCGGCGACGTCTTCGAGGGCATCGCCGAGAGCCTCACCTACCTCAAGGAGAACGCATGAGCGGCAGCGGCCGGGTCGGCGTCGGCGTCATCGGCGCCGGAGTCATCAGCAGCCAGTACCTCGACAACCTGACGCAGTTCCCCGATGTCGAGGTGCTCTTCATCGCCGACCTCGACCTCGACCGCGCGCGCACGCAGGCGGAGAAGTACGGCGTTCCCGGCAGCGGCTCCGTCGAGGAGCTGCTCGCGGTCGACGAGATCGAGATCGTCGTCAACCTCACCATCCCGGCCGTGCACGTCGAGGTCGGACAGCAGATCCTCGCCGCCGGCAAGCACGTCTGGAGCGAGAAGCCGTTCGCGCTCGACCGCGACAGCGGACGCCGTCTGCTCGACGACGCCCACGCCCGCGGGCTGCGCGTCGCCACGGCCCCGGACACCTTCCTCGGCGCCGGGCTGCAGACCGGTCAGCGGGTCGTCGACTCCGGCACGATCGGCACGCCGCTCACCGGCCTCGCGATCATGCAGGGGCCCGGCCCCGAGTCGTGGCACCCGAGCCCGGAGTTCCTCTTCGACATCGGCGCCGGGCCGCTCTTCGACATCGGCCCGTACTACCTGACGCTGCTCGTGCAGGTCTTCGGGCCCGCCGCGCGCGTCTTCGCCGTGTCGTCGACGGCGCGCACGACGCGCGTCATCGGCTCCGGCCCGAAGGCCGGCACCGAGTTCCCGGTCAACGTGCCCACGCACCACTCGGCGATCATCCAGTTCGAGAGCGGCGCCTCGGCCCAGCTCCTGCTGAGCTTCGAGTCGCAGCTGCGTCGCAGCGGTGTCGTCGAGATCAACGGCGCCGAGGGCACCCTCGAGTTCCCCGACCCGAACACCTTCGAGGGTGCGTCGCGCCTCTGGGCACGCGGCGAGGAGGAGTCGAAGGCCGTCGAAGCCGTCGGGTCGACCTTCACCCGCGGCACCGGCGTCGTCGAGCTCGCGCGGGCGATCCGCGCCGACGTGCCGGAGCGGGCGTCGGGTGAGCTCGGCTTCCACGTGCTCGACCTGATGGTCTCGATCGCCGAAGCCGCCGAGAGCGGCGAGCCCGTCGAGGTGACCAGCACGACGGCACGCCCGCAGGCGCTGCCGGAGGGCTGGGACCCGTCGGCGGCGACCCTCTAGGAGGCGACGGATGAGCACACTGCGTGCCGGCATCGTCGGCGGCGGATTCATGGCCGAGGTGCACTCGCGCGCCATCCGCTCGGCGCGCGGTGTGCCCGCCGCCCTCGCGTCGTCGTCGCCCGACCGGGCCCGCGCCGCCGCCGAGCGGCTCGGCATCGAGAGCGCGGCGGACGACCTGGATGCGCTCCTCGCCGACCCCTCGATCGACGTCGTGCACGTCTGCACGCCGAACCGTCTGCACCTCGATCAGGCGCTCGCCGTGATCGCCGCCGGCAAGCACGTCATCTGCGAGAAGCCGCTCGCGACGAGTGCCGACGACGCCCAGCGTCTCGCCGACGCCGCCCGCGAGGCCGGGGTCGTCGCGACCGTGCCGTTCGTGTACCGCTTCCACCCGATGGCACGCGAGGCGCGCGCCCGGATGGCGGCGGGCGACGCCGGCCGCCTGCTCACCATCAACGGCAGCTACCTCCAGGACTGGTTGCTCACCGAGACCGACGACAACTGGCGTGTCGACGACGGCCTCGGCGGTCCGTCCCGCGCGTTCGCCGACATCGGCTCGCACCTCGTCGACCTCACCGAGTTCATCACCGGCGACCGCATCACGCGGCTGCTCGCCGTGACCCGCACGGTCTTCGACCGCCGGGCGTCGAGCGCGGCGATCACCACCGAGGACCTCGCGGCCGTCGTCGTGGAGACCGCCGCCGGCGCGGTCGGCACGCTCCTCGTGTCGCAGGTGGCGCCGGGCCGCAAGAACGCCCTCGTGCTCGAGGTGCACGGATCGGCCGAGTCGCTGCGCTTCGAGCAGGAGAACCCGGAGCAGTTGTGGATCGGGCGCCGTCGCGGGTCCGAGCTCATGCTGCGCAACCCCGAGGAGCTCGGCGACGAGGCCACGCGCCTGAGCATCATCCCCTCCGGGCACGCCCTCGGCTACCAGGACGCCTTCAACGCGTTCGTCGCCGACAGCTACGCCGCCATCCGCGGTGAGCTGCACGAGGGACTGCCGGTGTTCGACGACGGTGTGCGCGCGGCGCGCATCACGGATGCGGTGCTCGCCTCGGCGAGCTCCGGCACCTGGGCCGAGATCTGAACCAGACACGAGACGAGGAGTACGCGATGACGCAGGAATCCACCCATCCGGTCACCCTTTTCACCGGCCAGTGGGCCGACCTCACCCTCGAGGAGGTGGCGCGCTACGCGAGCGAGTGGGGCTACGACGGTCTCGAGATCGCGTGCTCCGGTGAGCACCTCGACGTGTGGCGCGCCGCGGAGGACGACGAGTACCTCCAGGAGCGGCTCGACATCCTGAAGAAGTACGACCTCAAGGTGTGGGCGATCTCCAACCACCTCAAGGGGCAGGCCGTCTGCGACGACCCGATCGACTTCCGCCACCAGGCGATCGTCGGCTCGAAGGTGTGGGGCGACGGCGACCCGGAGGGCGTGCGGCAGCGCGCCGCCGAGGAGCTCAAGCTCACGGCGAAGGTCGCCCGCCGGCTGGGTGTCGACACCGTCATCGGCTTCACCGGCTCGAAGATCTGGCCCTACGTCGCCCAGTTCCCGCCGGTGCCCGCCGAGGTCATCGACGCCGGCTACCAGGACTTCGCCGACCGCTGGAACCCCATCCTCGACGTCTTCGACGGCGAGGGAGTGCGCTTCGCGCACGAGGTGCATCCGAGCGAGATCGCGTAC carries:
- a CDS encoding sugar phosphate isomerase/epimerase family protein — its product is MPNAPVSVQLYSVRDAIAADLRAALDRVAAIGFENVELYGFVDKVDEYATALEATGLRALSAHASLVGSDDVQRTLDAAATLGVTTLIDPAVREENWTSREALTATADFLNELAPAAAERGITLGYHNHWWELESQVDGRPALEVFAELLDPAVVLEVDTYWVEVGGVAAPALLERLGDRVKLIHVKDGSATRETKEQQPAGRGIVPVPAILAAAPDAVRVIEFDDYAGDVFEGIAESLTYLKENA
- a CDS encoding Gfo/Idh/MocA family protein; the encoded protein is MSGSGRVGVGVIGAGVISSQYLDNLTQFPDVEVLFIADLDLDRARTQAEKYGVPGSGSVEELLAVDEIEIVVNLTIPAVHVEVGQQILAAGKHVWSEKPFALDRDSGRRLLDDAHARGLRVATAPDTFLGAGLQTGQRVVDSGTIGTPLTGLAIMQGPGPESWHPSPEFLFDIGAGPLFDIGPYYLTLLVQVFGPAARVFAVSSTARTTRVIGSGPKAGTEFPVNVPTHHSAIIQFESGASAQLLLSFESQLRRSGVVEINGAEGTLEFPDPNTFEGASRLWARGEEESKAVEAVGSTFTRGTGVVELARAIRADVPERASGELGFHVLDLMVSIAEAAESGEPVEVTSTTARPQALPEGWDPSAATL
- a CDS encoding Gfo/Idh/MocA family protein; translation: MSTLRAGIVGGGFMAEVHSRAIRSARGVPAALASSSPDRARAAAERLGIESAADDLDALLADPSIDVVHVCTPNRLHLDQALAVIAAGKHVICEKPLATSADDAQRLADAAREAGVVATVPFVYRFHPMAREARARMAAGDAGRLLTINGSYLQDWLLTETDDNWRVDDGLGGPSRAFADIGSHLVDLTEFITGDRITRLLAVTRTVFDRRASSAAITTEDLAAVVVETAAGAVGTLLVSQVAPGRKNALVLEVHGSAESLRFEQENPEQLWIGRRRGSELMLRNPEELGDEATRLSIIPSGHALGYQDAFNAFVADSYAAIRGELHEGLPVFDDGVRAARITDAVLASASSGTWAEI
- a CDS encoding sugar phosphate isomerase/epimerase family protein, which produces MTQESTHPVTLFTGQWADLTLEEVARYASEWGYDGLEIACSGEHLDVWRAAEDDEYLQERLDILKKYDLKVWAISNHLKGQAVCDDPIDFRHQAIVGSKVWGDGDPEGVRQRAAEELKLTAKVARRLGVDTVIGFTGSKIWPYVAQFPPVPAEVIDAGYQDFADRWNPILDVFDGEGVRFAHEVHPSEIAYDYWSSVRSLEAIDHREAFGFNWDPSHMMWQGIDPVGFIVDFKDRIYHVDCKDTRLRPQTGRYGVLGSHLPWGDPRRGWDFVSTGHGDVPWEDSFRALRSIGYTGPISIEWEDAGMDRLHGAKEAVGYVRSLLWKQPETSFDAAFSNQS